Proteins found in one Ammospiza nelsoni isolate bAmmNel1 chromosome 15, bAmmNel1.pri, whole genome shotgun sequence genomic segment:
- the ARHGAP36 gene encoding rho GTPase-activating protein 36: MQPVALQSLSELERASLQELALFQLQERLPVGHLSLDRDGSKGMKSIRQKLESFSKERKECSPHTFGVPLAQVIANDRACRQLQEAVGRSRRLCLEVEATVTRFRAQRHRRLAMGTSCIRAPDGGCPEEPLSPVVVDKGSWSQRRGAMSVDSITDLSDNASKLLEALQLSHPHELDPRRSRGKKKQLSLNPITWQVPRIVDRCCTHLETHGLQTVGIFRVGSSKKRVQQLREEFDRGLDVFLDEHQSVHDVAALLKEFLRDMPDSLIPRELYGAFLSTASLEGQAQLDTLQLLLFLLPPCHSDTLLRLLRFLARVARHAESSWDPEGRQIPGNKMTVSNLATVFGPNILQKEKPGEKDAGALNFEDSAAIILVLQKLIEHHHSLFMVSPEMQCDVLRRLFQTDPDVIEYLLRRKFPDVPSPEREDPGEELALSTLPGWTHSLERGSVCSELYSSVSFLNLHVGI, translated from the exons atgcagcccgtggccctgcagagcctgtcCGAGCTGGAAAGGGCCAGTCTGCAGGAGCTGGCgctgttccagctgcaggagaggctgcCCGTGGGCCACCTCAGTCTGGACAGAG ATGGCTCCAAAGGCATGAAATCCATCCGGCAGAAGCTGGAGAGCTTCTCGAAGGAGAGGAAAG AGTGCTCTCCCCACACCTTCGGCGTGCCGCTCGCCCAGGTCATCGCCAACGACCGCGCCTGCCGGCAGCTGCAGGAGGCCGTGGGCCGGAGCCGCCGCCTCTGCCTGGAGGTGGAGGCCACGGTCACCAGGTTCCGggcccagaggcacaggagGCTGGCAATGGGCACCAGCTGCATCCGGGCGCCCGACGggggctgcccagaggagcCGCTTTCCCCGGTGGTGGTGGACAAGGGCTCCTGGAGCCAGCGGAGG ggggCCATGTCCGTGGATTCCATCACGGACCTGAGTGACAACGCCTCCAAGCTGCTGGAGGCCCTGCAGCTCTCACACCCCCATGAGCTGGACCCTCGCAGGAGCCGCGGCAAGAAGAAGCAGCTGAGCCTGAACCCCATCACCTGGCAGGTGCCACGGATTGTGGACAGGTGCTGCACCCATCTTGAGACGCACG GGCTCCAAACTGTTGGCATCTTCCGTGTTGGAAGCTCCAAGAAAAGAGTCCAGCAG CTGAGGGAAGAGTTTGACCGAGGGCTGGATGTTTTCTTGGATGAGCATCAAAGTGTTCATgatgtggctgccctgctcaaAGAGTTTCTCCGGGATATGCCTGATTCCCTGATTCCCAGAGAGCTCTATGGAGCcttcctcagcacagcca gccTGGAGGGGCAGGCCCAGCTGGACacgctgcagctgctgctgttcctgctgcccccGTGCCACAGTGACACCCTGCTGCGCCTCCTGCGCTTCCTGGCCCGGGTGGCGCGGCACGCCGAGAGCTCCTGGGACCCCGAGGGCCGCCAg ATCCCTGGGAACAAAATGACAGTGTCAAACCTGGCTACAGTCTTTGGTCCCAACATCCTGCAGAAGGAGAAGCCTGGAGAGAAAGATGCTGGTGCCCTGAACTTTGAGGACAGTGCTGCCATAATCCTGGTGCTCCAGAAGCTGATTGAGCACCACCACTCCCTGTTCATG gtgtccccagagaTGCAGTGTGACGTGCTGAGGAGGCTGTTCCAGACAGACCCCGATGTCATCGAGTACCTGCTGCGCAGGAAGTTCCCTGACGTGCC